From one Flavobacterium sp. N502536 genomic stretch:
- a CDS encoding DUF6095 family protein — protein MATNKELLGKGIKYLSGSLPLLFIGPSLIYNAFMNQHTNWHYLVLGIGIVACLSAMFLIFYGLKIIMKGLFND, from the coding sequence ATGGCAACAAATAAAGAATTACTGGGAAAAGGAATTAAATATTTATCGGGTTCATTGCCTTTATTGTTTATTGGGCCATCATTAATTTACAATGCTTTTATGAACCAGCATACCAACTGGCACTATCTGGTTCTGGGGATTGGGATTGTAGCTTGTTTAAGCGCTATGTTTTTGATCTTTTACGGATTGAAAATCATTATGAAAGGTTTGTTTAATGACTAA
- a CDS encoding pentapeptide repeat-containing protein has translation MESLIHIQKTFEKVAYIDKKINNREFEDCVFKNCDFSNSNFAYNTFLDCEFIDCNLSMTSLFSTSLKNVTFKNCKLLGIAFNECDDFLFQVYFEDSTLDYAAFSNKKMPKTKFINSSLREVTFIGCNLTSSLFDNCNLEGAIFNDTQLASTDFRTAYNYKIDPEFNPMRKAQFSTQGITGLLDKYDIKIV, from the coding sequence ATGGAAAGTCTAATTCACATTCAGAAAACCTTCGAAAAAGTCGCTTATATTGATAAGAAAATAAACAATCGGGAGTTTGAAGATTGTGTTTTTAAGAATTGTGACTTCTCGAACAGCAATTTTGCTTACAATACCTTTTTAGACTGTGAGTTTATTGATTGTAATTTATCAATGACAAGTCTCTTTAGTACCAGTCTGAAAAATGTTACCTTCAAAAATTGCAAACTTCTGGGAATCGCTTTTAACGAATGTGATGATTTTTTATTTCAGGTTTATTTTGAAGACAGCACTTTAGATTATGCTGCTTTTTCGAACAAAAAGATGCCTAAAACTAAATTCATCAATTCCTCTTTACGGGAAGTGACTTTTATTGGATGCAATCTGACCAGTTCTTTATTTGACAATTGTAATCTTGAAGGGGCTATTTTTAACGATACACAACTGGCAAGTACCGATTTCAGGACCGCTTACAATTATAAAATTGACCCGGAGTTTAATCCAATGCGAAAAGCTCAATTTTCAACTCAGGGAATTACCGGGTTATTAGACAAATATGATATTAAAATTGTATAG
- a CDS encoding TonB-dependent receptor domain-containing protein, whose amino-acid sequence MKKVCLLIILALPVFGLAQTTAKLKGKIASETTALEWADVSVFNSEGKIIEGTTSKQDGSFEMSLKEGSYKIGISLLGFVDYEKQITIEKDIDLKTIVLKENTTQLGEVVIKAQKSTIEQKTDRLVYNLENNVTTVGGDALSAINTAPGVVVQKDVINILGKGASRVMIDGRIVELTGEELNNYLKSISAADIKNIEIISNPPAKYEAEGTGGLINIILKKGARNSWKNTITTSYDQNKYGALTLRDNFFYNKNKFRFSASINGKTGHKYADEFLDMYFPDGLSEMIINTKFKDQNLSGKLALDYDFSDRITVGFQFLNDRSNPDFNSDIRINNYNTKNELDNFILNNSFVDKQSGNQTYHGHVIAKLDSLNRKLSFDVDYFNYDSKFDRSSIANNYRPDNTFVGINQSARNISNQDIDNWSFKADMEHPLEAFNLSYGAKMSFTNSKSYILYYDTITGVPVLDPNQSNRFTYTENNQAVYINGDKKINENWNFQLGLRLENTKTNGFSETLNEETKNNYLRLFPTVYVSYKKNENNNFSLNYGKRISRPQFDLMNPFRNYINSNSYSEGNPFLRPSFSDNFEFTHSYKGVLRTSVFLNVINDGYGVIFTSIPETSTQIVTRENYFRDLKYGVGESYSASFAAWWQSENTLYFLGSKTKFIKDIHATPSNSLEVNFSTNNTFSLGKSSKLQIDFNYNTPSKSGLYKTGYMSSFDIGFKQELLGKSMQIAFLANDIFNTSYLKDLVSVVNGVKQVYSQNFSNRFLRLSVIYNFGNKKINVKQRDFGNQEEKNRTGN is encoded by the coding sequence ATGAAAAAAGTTTGCCTCCTTATTATTTTAGCATTGCCAGTGTTTGGTTTAGCACAAACAACTGCAAAATTAAAAGGAAAAATAGCCAGCGAAACAACTGCATTAGAATGGGCAGATGTTTCGGTATTTAATTCAGAAGGAAAAATTATAGAAGGAACAACAAGTAAACAAGACGGCTCTTTTGAGATGAGTTTAAAAGAGGGTTCTTATAAAATAGGAATAAGTCTGTTGGGATTTGTGGACTACGAAAAACAGATTACGATTGAAAAAGATATCGATTTAAAGACCATAGTTTTGAAGGAGAACACCACCCAATTAGGCGAAGTTGTGATCAAAGCCCAAAAAAGCACGATCGAGCAAAAAACGGACCGTCTGGTTTATAATCTTGAAAACAATGTAACAACGGTTGGCGGTGATGCTTTGAGCGCCATCAATACAGCGCCGGGTGTTGTGGTACAAAAAGACGTGATTAATATTTTAGGAAAAGGCGCTTCCCGCGTGATGATCGATGGACGTATCGTTGAATTAACCGGTGAGGAACTAAACAATTACTTAAAATCGATATCGGCAGCAGATATCAAAAACATTGAGATTATCAGTAATCCTCCGGCAAAATACGAAGCCGAGGGAACAGGTGGACTCATTAATATTATACTGAAAAAAGGTGCCCGAAATTCCTGGAAAAATACAATCACTACCTCTTACGATCAAAATAAGTACGGGGCTCTGACCTTGAGAGACAATTTCTTTTACAACAAAAACAAGTTTCGATTCTCGGCCAGCATTAATGGAAAAACAGGACATAAATATGCTGATGAATTTCTGGACATGTATTTTCCTGATGGACTATCTGAAATGATTATTAACACAAAATTCAAGGATCAGAATTTATCCGGAAAACTAGCCCTGGATTATGATTTTTCAGATCGTATTACAGTTGGTTTTCAGTTTTTAAACGATAGAAGTAACCCGGACTTTAATTCGGATATCAGAATCAATAATTACAATACTAAAAATGAACTGGATAATTTTATTCTGAATAATAGTTTTGTAGATAAGCAGTCCGGTAATCAGACCTATCACGGGCATGTGATTGCAAAACTGGATTCGTTGAACAGAAAGCTGTCTTTTGATGTGGATTACTTTAATTACGATTCAAAATTTGACAGAAGTTCTATTGCCAATAATTACAGACCAGACAACACCTTCGTTGGTATCAATCAGTCTGCCAGAAATATTTCGAATCAGGATATTGATAACTGGAGTTTTAAGGCAGATATGGAGCATCCGCTTGAAGCCTTTAACTTGTCGTATGGAGCAAAAATGAGTTTTACAAACAGCAAAAGTTATATACTTTATTACGATACAATTACGGGAGTACCGGTACTGGATCCTAACCAGTCCAACCGATTTACATATACCGAGAACAATCAGGCGGTTTACATTAACGGAGATAAAAAAATCAACGAAAATTGGAATTTTCAACTGGGTTTACGACTTGAAAATACCAAAACAAATGGTTTTTCGGAGACTTTAAACGAGGAGACCAAGAATAATTATCTGAGATTGTTTCCAACGGTCTATGTTTCGTACAAGAAAAATGAAAACAACAATTTCAGCTTGAATTATGGAAAAAGAATCAGCAGACCTCAGTTTGATCTGATGAATCCATTTCGCAACTACATTAACAGTAACAGTTATTCAGAGGGGAATCCGTTTTTAAGACCTTCTTTCAGTGATAATTTCGAATTTACCCATTCGTACAAAGGAGTTCTGAGAACCAGTGTATTCTTAAATGTTATTAATGATGGTTATGGGGTAATTTTTACTTCAATTCCGGAAACCAGTACACAGATTGTAACGAGAGAAAATTACTTCAGAGATCTTAAATATGGAGTAGGAGAGAGCTATTCTGCCAGTTTTGCAGCGTGGTGGCAGAGTGAAAACACCCTGTATTTCTTAGGATCAAAAACAAAGTTTATAAAAGATATTCATGCCACTCCATCGAACAGTTTAGAAGTTAATTTTTCAACCAATAACACGTTCTCATTAGGAAAATCTTCCAAGCTACAGATTGATTTTAACTACAATACACCTTCTAAAAGCGGTTTGTACAAAACAGGCTATATGTCGAGTTTTGATATTGGTTTTAAGCAGGAACTGTTGGGGAAATCGATGCAAATCGCCTTTTTGGCCAATGATATTTTTAATACCTCTTATTTAAAAGATCTGGTTTCGGTTGTAAATGGTGTAAAGCAGGTGTACAGTCAGAATTTCTCCAACAGATTTTTGCGTTTGTCTGTTATTTATAATTTCGGGAATAAAAAGATAAACGTAAAACAACGTGACTTCGGAAATCAGGAAGAGAAAAACAGAACCGGGAATTAA
- a CDS encoding helix-turn-helix domain-containing protein, with translation MDIISFLTSIAKISVFVSLLLAFFLLNVKTKNKLANRLFAFYLIFFAIDNSGIFIDDEFIKAHFNLEFFRWSVCSLVLPPFYLYVLSVCFADFRLKAKHLLHAIPFVLINIFYLFRLYFLTDEAKIAFYNHRDQSPEMSSLFLVLALQIVFYSIGVFLVLKKYKAIYQENYANPRSSVFKWLLQIAIIFFVLYYLCIAKNFLRYVDFDSLWIWTNVMLQGMVLVITCWFVLKALNHPELFRGIDSKLQLAKDIRPKENESTTEVKEHQSEAIADQISTLKLYMTEKEPFLDPSLTIQELSNQINIPVRDLSVLINHHIDQHFFDFVNEYRIQKAMNILKDQSKSQLTVLEILYEVGFNSKSSFNTSFKKYTNLTPTAFRNAS, from the coding sequence ATGGATATAATTAGCTTTTTAACGAGTATCGCAAAAATATCAGTTTTTGTTTCATTATTACTCGCCTTCTTTTTACTCAATGTAAAAACGAAAAATAAACTGGCAAACCGGTTATTTGCGTTCTATTTAATATTTTTTGCCATAGACAATAGCGGGATTTTTATCGATGATGAGTTTATTAAAGCTCATTTTAATTTAGAATTTTTCAGATGGTCGGTTTGTTCTTTAGTATTGCCTCCGTTCTATCTGTATGTGTTATCGGTTTGTTTTGCCGATTTTCGATTAAAAGCAAAGCATTTATTGCATGCAATTCCATTTGTACTCATCAATATTTTTTACCTGTTCCGACTTTACTTTTTAACAGATGAGGCTAAAATAGCGTTTTACAACCACCGTGATCAGTCGCCTGAAATGTCTTCTTTGTTTTTGGTTCTGGCGCTGCAAATTGTATTTTATAGTATAGGAGTGTTTTTGGTTTTAAAAAAATACAAAGCAATATATCAGGAAAATTATGCGAATCCCAGAAGTTCTGTTTTTAAATGGCTGCTTCAAATAGCGATTATATTCTTTGTTTTGTACTACTTATGTATCGCCAAGAATTTTTTAAGATATGTTGACTTCGATTCGTTATGGATTTGGACCAATGTTATGTTACAGGGTATGGTTTTAGTAATAACCTGTTGGTTTGTATTAAAAGCCCTGAATCATCCGGAACTTTTTCGCGGGATAGATTCCAAATTGCAATTGGCCAAAGATATTCGTCCAAAAGAGAATGAAAGTACTACCGAGGTAAAAGAACATCAAAGCGAGGCAATTGCAGATCAAATTTCGACCTTGAAGCTTTATATGACCGAAAAAGAACCTTTTCTTGATCCGTCGCTTACCATTCAGGAACTTTCCAACCAAATTAATATTCCGGTTCGTGATTTATCGGTTTTGATTAACCATCATATCGACCAGCACTTTTTTGATTTTGTGAATGAATATCGCATTCAGAAGGCAATGAATATCTTGAAAGATCAGTCCAAAAGCCAGCTTACGGTACTGGAAATTTTGTATGAAGTAGGTTTTAATTCAAAATCTTCGTTCAATACCTCTTTTAAAAAATATACTAATTTAACGCCTACAGCTTTTCGGAACGCCTCATAA
- a CDS encoding type II toxin-antitoxin system RelE/ParE family toxin, which translates to MGKKIIWSSNALNQLEDIHFYIFFESKSIAIADKVVNTIFDSTEILKTQPEIYKPDIQKTNNDGSFRVYTVYNYSVSYQITEEIIYILRVRHNARKSKKHSWKV; encoded by the coding sequence ATGGGGAAGAAAATAATTTGGTCTAGCAATGCTTTAAATCAGTTAGAGGACATTCATTTTTACATTTTCTTCGAAAGCAAATCAATTGCAATTGCTGATAAAGTAGTCAATACTATTTTTGACAGTACCGAAATTCTTAAAACACAACCTGAAATTTATAAACCCGACATACAAAAAACCAATAATGATGGTAGTTTTAGAGTTTATACTGTTTACAATTACTCCGTCTCCTATCAAATAACAGAGGAAATCATTTATATCCTTAGGGTACGTCACAATGCACGAAAATCCAAAAAACACTCATGGAAAGTCTAA
- a CDS encoding DUF1572 domain-containing protein — translation MKATDSYLESVKKQFLYYKMLGEKAIAQLEPEQLFVTLNEDTNSIATIVKHVSGNMLSRWTDFLTSDGEKEWRNRDSEFENDLQSKEEVMTSWNKGWDCFFNALNSLEPEQLSDIIYIRNEGHTVIEAINRQLAHYPYHIGQIVFYAKQLKKGDWDSLSIPKNKSGNYNAEKFAKEKEIKNFTDDELKRP, via the coding sequence ATGAAAGCAACTGATTCCTATTTAGAAAGCGTTAAAAAACAGTTTTTGTACTATAAAATGCTGGGCGAAAAAGCGATCGCACAATTAGAACCTGAGCAGCTTTTTGTTACCCTAAATGAAGATACCAACAGCATTGCCACCATTGTCAAACATGTCTCGGGTAACATGCTTTCGCGCTGGACAGATTTTCTGACTTCTGACGGCGAAAAAGAATGGCGCAATCGTGATTCGGAGTTTGAAAATGATCTGCAATCAAAAGAAGAAGTTATGACGAGCTGGAACAAAGGCTGGGATTGCTTTTTTAATGCCTTAAACAGTTTAGAACCCGAACAGCTTTCCGACATCATCTACATCCGTAACGAAGGTCACACCGTAATTGAGGCTATCAATCGGCAACTGGCACATTATCCTTATCATATCGGGCAGATTGTTTTTTATGCCAAACAGCTAAAAAAAGGTGACTGGGACAGTTTATCCATTCCTAAAAATAAATCCGGAAATTACAATGCCGAAAAGTTTGCCAAAGAAAAAGAAATCAAGAACTTTACAGATGATGAACTGAAGAGGCCTTAG
- a CDS encoding ZIP family metal transporter, which produces MNYLLPLFSVLLGYLVALFLKPKSKTNLKLLLAFSGSFLLSLTVMHLLPEVYETHNANIGIFIMVGILFQIILEFFSKGAEHGHVHGHAKMSQIPWLLFASLCIHAFLEGFPVSHHHGLALGIAIHHLPIAVILTTFFINADLNKKAIFAFMLTFAVMTPLGTVASEYLPILNKYYTEITAIVIGILFHISSTIIFESSEGHKFNVAKVSMIVLGVLLAFIL; this is translated from the coding sequence ATGAATTATCTATTACCCTTATTTTCTGTACTTTTAGGTTATCTGGTGGCTTTGTTTTTAAAACCAAAAAGCAAAACCAATCTAAAACTATTGCTTGCTTTTAGCGGTTCATTTTTATTGTCACTAACCGTAATGCATTTGCTTCCGGAAGTTTACGAAACACACAATGCCAATATTGGGATTTTCATTATGGTTGGAATTTTATTCCAGATCATACTTGAATTTTTCTCTAAAGGAGCCGAACACGGTCACGTACACGGACATGCTAAAATGTCACAGATCCCTTGGCTGCTGTTTGCCAGTTTGTGTATTCATGCTTTTCTGGAAGGTTTTCCGGTAAGTCACCATCACGGTTTGGCACTTGGAATTGCTATTCATCATTTGCCAATCGCCGTAATTTTGACTACTTTTTTTATCAATGCTGACCTAAATAAAAAAGCCATTTTTGCTTTTATGCTTACGTTTGCAGTGATGACACCGCTAGGTACGGTTGCTTCTGAATATTTGCCTATTTTAAACAAATATTACACAGAGATTACTGCTATCGTAATTGGAATTTTATTTCACATCTCCTCAACCATTATTTTCGAAAGCAGCGAAGGACATAAATTCAATGTTGCCAAAGTCTCTATGATTGTTCTTGGAGTTCTTTTGGCCTTTATACTGTAA